TACCGTCCGGGTTCGATCGAAAGCGTCGCGTCGATCTTCCCGATCGCCTCTCGAGTCGCCCGGGCGACGGCGTCGAGATCGAGCGGCGCCTCGTCCTCGCGGTAGGGAACGCCGAAGCCGCCGCCGACGTCGACGAACTCGAGGTCACCGACGGCGTCGGCCACGTCCCTCGCGAGGTCGCCCATCCGCGCGACGAACTCCCGGTGGGCGTCCAGCTGGTCGCTTTGCACGCCCGAGCCGACGTGGGCGTGGATCCCGACCACGTCGAAGCCCCGATCGGCGGCGTCGGCGAGCACGTCGACCGCACGCTCCGCAGGGACGCCGAACTTCGCGGCGGCACCCGTTCGAACCTTCTCGTGGTGGCCGGCTCCGATGCCGGGATTGACCCGGAGACAGAGCCGCCCGTCGTAGCCGCGGTCGGCGAGGCGATCGATCGTGTCCTCGGCCCCGACGGTGATCGTCAGGTCGGGATGGTCGTCCCAGGCGTCGACGACCCAGTCGAGGTCGCGGGCGGGCGGGTTGACGGCCGTGTAGCGGATCGCCGACCCCGGCGCACCCGCCTCGAGCGCCCGCTTCACTTCGCCCGCGGAGGCACACTCCAGTCCCGCGCCGGCCTCGCGGATCGCCTCGAGAGCGTCCCCGAGTGCGTTCGCCTTCACGGCGTAGAGGATCTCCGCGTCGGGAAACGCCCGATCGAGTCGCCGGTAGTTCTCCCGGACGCGATCGAGATCGAGGACGTACAGCGGGGAGCCGTGCTCGTCGACGAGCGCTTCGAGTCGAACCGGGTCCCAGTCGGAGAGGCGGCGAACCGCCGGACTCCGATCCTGTGCCTCGCCGTCCGCGTCCGTGTTCACTCCCGCAGCACCTCCTCGCGTTCGGTCGCCTCGATCGTCTCCGTCTCGAGGTCGGTCGCGACGACGGCGGGTTTGTACGCGCCGCCGTCGAAGAGGTCGTGGTCGCTGATCGAGGATTCGACGAACCGGGTGAACGCGCGCCGCTCCGGCGGAAGGCGGCCGTAGAGCACTTCTTCCTCCGCGAGGTCGTAGACCGGAATCCGCGGCGTCAGCAGGGTGTTCTCGCCGACCACGCTGTTCTCGCCGACGACGAAGCCGCTCGTGACGCGACAGCCCGCGCCGAGCGAGACGTCATCCTCGACGATGACCGGCGCGTTCTCGACGGGTTCGAGGACGCCCCCGATGAGGGTGTTCGCGCCTAGCTTGACGTTCGCGCCGATCTGGGCGCACGAGCCGACGGTGTCACAGGAGTCCACGAGGGTACCGTCCCCGACGTGAGCCCCGATGTTGACGAAGGCGGGGCTCATCAGGATGCAGTCCGACCCGATACGTGCCCCACGGCGGACGACGGTCCCGTCCGGCGTGTTGCGGCTCCCGCGATCGCCGTACGCGCCCGTCTCCGCGAGCGGCAGGACGTCGTTGTAGGTGACGCCGCCGTGCTCGTACTGGCCGATCGATCGCAGCCCGAAGTTGAGCAGGATCCCCTGCTTGACCCACTCGTTCGCCTCCCACTCGCCGCCGTGTTTCTCGGCGGCGCGGATCTCGCCTGCCTCGAGGGCGTCGAGGAAGGCGTCCAGGGTTGCGTACGCGTCCTCGCCCGCGGAGTCGGCGCTGATTTCGCCGTCGTCGTACCGTGTCCAGAGGTGTTCGATTTCGTCCTGTAATGCACTCATTCGTCGATCACGTCCGCAAACTCGTAGCGGCCCGCCTTCCGTCCTGCGATCCAGACCGCCGCGTCGACGGCCCCGGCGGCGAAGACGCCCCGGTCCTCGGCGCGGTGGGTGAGTCGGACCTCCTCGTGGTTGCCCGCGATGACGACCTCGTGTTCGCCGGTGACGTCACCGGCTCGGAGCGCGTGGACGCCGATCTCTCCTGCTTCGCGCGGATCCTCCCCTTCGCGGCCGTGCGTCCGTTCGGTGAAGTCACCGCTGGCTTCGATCTCCTCGAGCAGCCGGTTCGCAGTGCCGCTCGGCGCGTCGCGCTTCGCGTTGTGGTGGGTCTCGACGAGTTCGACGTCGTACCCCGGCAGGTTCCGCACCGCCTCGCCGACGACGTTCAGCAGGGCCTGTACCCCGCGGGCGAAGTTCGGTGCGTGGAGGACGGGAACCCCGTTGCCTGCATCCTCGAGGACCGCCAGTTCGTCCTCGTCGAAGCCGGTCGTGCCCGTGACGAAGGCCACGCCCGCGGCCGCACAGGACTCGGCGTAGTCGACGGCCGACCCGGGACCGGTGAAATCGATCACGACGGTCGGCTCCCGATCGGACAGCAGCGCGTCGAACTCGACGGCCGGTTCGACGGTGACGTCGCCGACCGTCCCCGATCCAGGGTCGCGGTTGACGGCGAAGACGACCTCGC
The nucleotide sequence above comes from Halosolutus halophilus. Encoded proteins:
- the lysA gene encoding diaminopimelate decarboxylase, encoding MNTDADGEAQDRSPAVRRLSDWDPVRLEALVDEHGSPLYVLDLDRVRENYRRLDRAFPDAEILYAVKANALGDALEAIREAGAGLECASAGEVKRALEAGAPGSAIRYTAVNPPARDLDWVVDAWDDHPDLTITVGAEDTIDRLADRGYDGRLCLRVNPGIGAGHHEKVRTGAAAKFGVPAERAVDVLADAADRGFDVVGIHAHVGSGVQSDQLDAHREFVARMGDLARDVADAVGDLEFVDVGGGFGVPYREDEAPLDLDAVARATREAIGKIDATLSIEPGRYFVADAGVLLTDVNTVKDARETTVVGVDAGMTTLARPAMYDSFHPIRNLTADATDGGARETIPQTISGPICESGDVFCTDRELPASERGDVLAIGNAGAYGYEMASQYNSRPRPASVVLDGGDVRLARRRETFDDVTRLETARSAPDRDSNPETVR
- a CDS encoding 2,3,4,5-tetrahydropyridine-2,6-dicarboxylate N-succinyltransferase; the protein is MSALQDEIEHLWTRYDDGEISADSAGEDAYATLDAFLDALEAGEIRAAEKHGGEWEANEWVKQGILLNFGLRSIGQYEHGGVTYNDVLPLAETGAYGDRGSRNTPDGTVVRRGARIGSDCILMSPAFVNIGAHVGDGTLVDSCDTVGSCAQIGANVKLGANTLIGGVLEPVENAPVIVEDDVSLGAGCRVTSGFVVGENSVVGENTLLTPRIPVYDLAEEEVLYGRLPPERRAFTRFVESSISDHDLFDGGAYKPAVVATDLETETIEATEREEVLRE
- the dapB gene encoding 4-hydroxy-tetrahydrodipicolinate reductase → MTVRIGVTGATGRMGREVIAAAEDRADCEVVFAVNRDPGSGTVGDVTVEPAVEFDALLSDREPTVVIDFTGPGSAVDYAESCAAAGVAFVTGTTGFDEDELAVLEDAGNGVPVLHAPNFARGVQALLNVVGEAVRNLPGYDVELVETHHNAKRDAPSGTANRLLEEIEASGDFTERTHGREGEDPREAGEIGVHALRAGDVTGEHEVVIAGNHEEVRLTHRAEDRGVFAAGAVDAAVWIAGRKAGRYEFADVIDE